The DNA region CCGACGAAGACCGCCAGGCGCTCCGGATGCCGCCAGGCGCCGTCGCGGCGCGCGTAGCCCATCCGGCGCAGCAGTTCCGCGAGCTCGGCCGCGTGGCCATGAATGTCGCCGATGAGGTCGTACATGAGGCCGCCACTCTAACGAAAGCGCCCGCGCCGCAGTCGATTCAGAAACAAATGGGGACAGTCCCCATTTATCCCAAACCCAGTGGAATCAAATAGATGCCGAAATTGGGGACTGTCCCCATTAATTCAGTCCCCATTCATTCACTCATGCTGAATGCCAGATAGCGCACGGTTTCTGCGTCTTTCTCCTTTTCAGGAGGCGAGCTCGTGGAGCGCCGATAGTCGGCGAGCCGGTCGCTCGAGGGATATGCCGAGAACTGCTCGAATCGCGCCGGTCGGACTGGTGTACCACGTCACGCATCGCGGCAACCGCCGCGGCGAGATCTTTTTCGAACGCGAAGATCGCGACCGCTACCTGCGCTGGCTTGCGGAGGCCAGCGAACGCTATGGACTCCAACTCTGGGCCTACTGCCTCATGACGAATCACGTGCACCTGCTGGTGCGAATTGCAGCGCCGGGGGCTCTTGGCCGGACACTCGGGCTCGTTCAAGGCCGTTACGCGCAATACATCAACCGGCGGCGCACCTGGACCGGTCATCTTTGGGCGAACCGGTTCTACTCGCACCCGGTCGAGGGCGCCACCGTCGCGGTGGTCGCGCGCTACATCGAGCGCAACCCGGTACGCGCCGGCATGACCGCGTCGCCACAGGCCTATGCCTGGTCGAGCGCGCGCGCACACTGCGGACTGCGTGTGGACAGTTTTCTGGCGCCCGATCGTCCACTGCCCGGTGACCTGCCGGACTGGAACGCCTGGATTCAGACGAAGGACGACATCGCGGAATCGCGCCTCCGCGAGCAGAGCCATGCGGGAAGGCCTCTCGGAACCGATGCCTTCTGTGCCCTCATCGAGCTCGCAGTCGGTCGCTCCCTCCAGCGCCGCCGTCGCGGCCGCCCACCGGCCGACAGATCGAGCTGATTGAGCGCGAACCGGGGACCTTCCCCAATCAGCTGCGATTGCGCTATCTCCTTATTGCGAATGCACTTACGGAAATTGGGGACTGTCCCCAATTTCCCAGAGCGCGTGCGCCGGGCTCGCCTCAGAGGCGGGCGGCGCCGCGCTTGGCGAGATCGAGGGCGATCCGCTTGAGGTCGGCCGGGGTGTCGACATTGTGGACCGTGATGGTCAACCAGAGGAGCTCCCCGGAGGGGCTCGTCACCTCGACCAGCACCTCGCTGCCCTGCGGGCGGAAGATCGCCCCGTCGCCGAGGCCGGCGATCTCTTCGATCGGTTCGCCGTTGCTGACCAGGTTCGGCTTGAGGTCGTCGAGCCTCTTGCCGTTCGCCGGCCAGAGATAGACGTTGACCTGACGCGGTCCACCCACCTCTTCATAGAAAAGCGCGCCCGGCTCGGGCGAGCGGCTGGTGAACTTGCCACCCACCACCTTCTCGACATCGGCGAGGGTCACGGTCTTACCGGGGTCGGGATCGGCAGGAGCGTCGGCGGCGGCGGCCAGCCCGCCTGCCCCGGCACAGAGGAGAGCGGCGAGGACGATCCTCCACGGAG from Thermoanaerobaculia bacterium includes:
- a CDS encoding transposase, with amino-acid sequence MPRTARIAPVGLVYHVTHRGNRRGEIFFEREDRDRYLRWLAEASERYGLQLWAYCLMTNHVHLLVRIAAPGALGRTLGLVQGRYAQYINRRRTWTGHLWANRFYSHPVEGATVAVVARYIERNPVRAGMTASPQAYAWSSARAHCGLRVDSFLAPDRPLPGDLPDWNAWIQTKDDIAESRLREQSHAGRPLGTDAFCALIELAVGRSLQRRRRGRPPADRSS